The nucleotide sequence GTACCAATCCTTTTAAGTATTTAGTGGTAACAAGAATATTAGCCACCACGCTAATGTTACCGCTACTCATATTTGTAGGAGATTTTATTGCGCTTATTGGGTCTGCCATTATAGAGAATATTAAAGGAGATGTCTCCTTTCTATTATATTTCAATCAGGTTTTTGATGCTCTTAAATTTAGTGATGTGCTACCGGCAACCGTAAAATCATACTTTTTTGGATTTGCCATTGGTTTGGTAGGTTGCTTTAAAGGCTACAACAGTAAAAAAGGTACCGCCGGTGTGGGCCGGGCTTCTAATTCTGCTGTAGTATTCACTTCTATGTTATTATTTATTATTGATTTTATAGCAGTATTTATTTCAGATATTTTTTATTGATCATCTTATGAAATCAACTCTATTTGATACAACAAAACCGGTACTGGAAATCAAGGATCTTCATAAGAGCTTTGGCACCCTAGAAGTATTAAAAGGGTTCAATCTGAAGTTATACGAAGGAGAAAATTTAGTATTAATGGGGAAATCTGGAGCTGGAAAGTCTGTTCTTATTAAATGCATGGTAGGACTCTTAGATCCAGATAAAGGAAGTGTTGAGATTCTAGGAAAGAATATAGCCGGGTTAAGTAGAAAGGAAATGGATATTCTTAGAACAAGTATCGGATTTCTTTTTCAAGGAAGCGCACTCTATGATTCTATGACGGTTAGGGAAAATCTTGAATTTCCATTGAGAAGACATACAAGACCTAATGATCTTGATGATACAGACCAGCTGGTTCTAGAAGCATTAACCAATGTAGGATTAGAAAATGTAATAGATCTAATGCCGGAAGAATTATCTGGAGGAATGCAAAGAAGAATTGCCCTGGCAAGAGCACTCATCTTAAAGCCGAAGATCATTTTATATGATGAACCTACTACAGGTTTAGATCCTATAACATCTAAGGAGATCATAGAACTTATGAGCAACATTCAGAAAAAATATAAGACCTCCTCTCTTATAATTACGCATGATGTAGATTGTGCCAGAGTGATCTCCAACAGAATGATCTTGATCTTAGATGGGATTAATTATGTGGAAGGCACATTTAATGAATTACAGCAAAGTAAAGATCCAAAAGTGAAAGCATTTTTTAAATAGAGTATTATGGAAAAAGGTGAAAACAAGAATCTGCTCCTGGGAGTATTTGTAACCGTTGCAATACTCATCTTTGTTTTGGCGATCTATTTTATAGGAAGCAGACAAAATATGTTTGGAAACACCAGTGATGTCTCTTCGATATTTAAAAATGTAAACGGACTGCAAATTGGTAACAATGTTAGATTTAGCGGAGTGAATGTTGGAACTGTTAAAGGAATTACCATTCTTAATGACACTAGCATATGTGTTGATATGAAGGTGGATAATAGCGCTATGAAACTTATTAGATCTAATGCACAGGCTACTATAAGTTCTGATGGTTTGGTAGGGAGTATGATTGTAAATATTGTACCTGTAGATAATTATATCAACGAACCCTTAAGAAATGGAGATACCATAGCCTCCATAAGTAAGATAGCAACGGCAGATATGCTAACTACACTAAATACTACCAATGAGAATGCAGCTTTACTTACTGCAGATCTGTTGAAGATCTCGAACGCTATTAATAATGGAGAAGGAACTATTGGTGCTTTGCTTAAAAGTGAAGAACTGGCAGAAAATTTTGAGAACAGTATCTCAAATTTTGAGCAAGCAGGTAAGCTAGCACTACGAACTATATCAAATTTAAATGCTACTATCTCAAAGTTTGATATGGATAACAGTGCTGCAGGAAAGATCTTTAATGACACCATTACAGCTGGAAAAATAGATTCTATTATGCAGAATATAGAAACCTCATCTGTTCAAATAAAACAGATCTCTATGCATCTTAATGCTTTTTCAAATAAATTGAATTCAGAAGAAGGTGCTTTTAATAGCATTCTTACAGATACAATTATTGCTTCTAATGTTGAACAAACACTGAAAAATGTAGAATCGGCATCAGAAAAATTTGATGAAAATATGGAAGCTCTAAAACATAATTTTTTATTTAAAGGATATTTCAAAAAATTAGAAAGAAAAAAAGCAAGAGCGCTTAAAAAGAATGAAAGCGAATAATAGAAAACTTAAAATAAAAGCTAAATTATGAATAAAATAGTATGTGCTACAGATTTTACTCGCAACTCTATTGCAGCATTACAATATGCCTTTAAGATGAGTAACTTGCTTAAAAAGGAACTAATAGTACTTAATATTTGCAATCCCGAAGAAGATGATGAGTATCATTCTGCATCAGACAATCAGGCTATTCTAGATACGAGAGTACAACTGTTACAAGAGTATTGTAGCATTCATTTAAAAGCAAATTTCGATTCTCTACAGATCCGGGCAATTATCAAAAAGGGCAAAAATATACCAAAGAAGATCTGCAATTTCATTAAAGATCTGGATATAGCATTTTTAATAATGGGAACTCACGGTAATAGTCCGTTTAAAGCTAAAAATTTTGGAAGCATAACCAATGCAATGATAGCTGCTTCTACTTTTCCTATACTGGCCATCCCTCCTACTTTTGAGTTCATTAATCTGGAGACCATCGTTTATACCAGCGATTTTGAAGAAGATGACATTTATAACCTAAATCAAATTGTAAAGATCTTTGCGCCTTTAAAAATTAGTATTGTTATCTTACATATCTATGCCTATGAAGAATATCTAACAAAAGAGCGGCTTATAGGATTTCAAACTTTACTGGCGGAAAAAGTGGCTTTAGATAATTTTGAATTTAAGCTAATATTTTCTGAGAACATTCTTAAAACCTTAAATGAATATCTTCTTACCACGAACACCGATATGGTTGCTATGATGGAACGGAAGAACAAATCTGAATTTAATGCAGGTTCTCACCAAGATCTTGTAAAGAAAATGGATAATATAACCAGTATTCCATTACTTAGTTTCAATACAGTTTATTAAAAATAGAGTAGCAAGCCAGATTGATTAAAAAGTAAACATAAACTCCTTATTATTATATTTTTAATCTCTCCTCAGAATTATAAATACAAGGTGGCTAATAGTTATTTTAGATGTGATTGCTTATAGCGAAATAGAAGTTGCTTTAAATTTTCTAGATATTCAGTAAAGATCTTTTCCGTCATTTCTGGATGCTCAAAGGTTGGTAAAGTTACTTCCTGTTCTTCTAAAAATCTATAAATACTAGGATAGGAAGTTTCCAACTCCAGGGTGAGACCGGTTATTTCTGCAATGAGTTTATCTAATTTTGCCATAATAATTAAATTTAATTTCTCTTTTAAAGTTAATTATTTAATAGACCTCCGCTTATGATATTTATCATTCTATGACCAATTATCCGGAATGATTTCTTCTGATTATCCATTTATAAATCTCGAACCAGAAAACAATAACAAACGCTGTGATAAATAGAATTAATAACTGAGATAAATTAAGAGCCGTTACTTCGAAAAGATTGGCTACCCAAGGTTGATATAATATAATTGCAAGAAGCATAAAACTTAAAATTACAATGCCGCCAATGAGTTTGTTCTTATAACGTAAGGTGGTGAAAATAGAATGGTAGAATGATCTATTAACCAGCGTTAAAAATATATTAGAAACTATTAATGTACTAAAAACCATAGCTCTTGTGGCTTCTTCAGAATAAAGATTTCTAATAGCGAACTGGTATATAAACAAACATCCTATTGTTATCACTAAACCTTGAATGACGCTAACCGTGAGATCTCTCCACCGCAAAAATGTATCTTTCATTTTTCGAGGTGCACGCGTCATACTAAACTTCTCCAAAGGTTCATTTTCATAGATTATAGAACAAGTGGGGCCCATTATAAGTTCAAGAAATATTACATGTATAGGAGTAAAAATAACCGGATAGATCCATCCAAGAACTACGGGCAATGCCACTGTTAAAATTATAGGTATATGAATTGAAATAATGTACTGAATTGCTTTTTTCAGGTTTACATAGATCTTTCTTCCCATGGCTACAGCATCTACCATTTTACTAAAATCATCATCAGAGAGAATAAGTGATGATGATTCTTTAGCAATATCAGAACCTCTTTTTCCCATGGCAATACCAATATGAGCTGCCTTTAAAGCCAACGCATCATTCACTCCATCACCCGTCATCCCCACAATTTCATCTTGTGCTTTTAAGGTATTGATGATCTTTAATTTTACTTACGGAAATATTCTGGTAAAAATATTAGTATCTCTTACTTTTTGTTCAAACTCTTCAGAAGAAAGCTTCATTAATTCTTCTCCTGTTATCGCGGTATGCTCATTTTTAAAATTTACGATCTTGGCAATAGCAGCTGTCGTGATCTCATTATCTCCGGTTAGAATTTTAATCTTTATACCAGCTGCATAAAGTTTTTGCAGCGTCTCGGCAATGTTCTTTTTTGGCGGATCATAAAATCCAAGAATGCCTATAAATTTAAACCTGAATTCCTGCTGAGTTTTTGGAAATTCATCTCCATTAAAATCTGCTGCACCTACCCCTAATATCCTTAAACCTTCTAAGGCTAATTGCGCCGCGATACTTTCTACATTGCTTTTTTCTTCCTTAGTGAGAATTGAATGTTCTAGTACAGCTTCTAAAGAACCCTTCATGGCAATTTTTCTAGATCCCTGTTCATTCTGAAAAATATGTGTCATCATTGGTGGCTTTCCCCCCAATGGATATTCATGGATCATTTTATAATCTGGACGTTCATCAACTTCTGCTAATGTTTCATAGAAATGATGAAGTGATTTCTCCATGGCATCAAAAGGAACACTCTCACTCGCCCACATTGCAGTTTCAATGAGGTTAAATGCTTCCTCAGAATTCCAATTTTGGTCACTGCTCGTCTTTGAATTTAAGTGTGTATAGATCTTGGTAAGTTCCATGCGGTTCTCTGTAATTGTACCTGTTTTGTCTGTGCAAAGAACAGTTACAGAACCCAGTGTTTCAATAGTTTGAGTTTGCTTTACTACAATTCCCAATTTCATCAATCTATAGGCACCTAACGCCATAAAAGTAGCAAAAGCAACAGGGATTTCTTCCGGCAATACAGACATAGCAATAGTTAATCCCTTCAGCAAACTATCTAATAGATCTCCTGAAGCTTTAAAACTGATACCCCAGATAATGAGAAAGATACCAATACCTATAATAGCCATTTTTTTAACAAAACGGGAAATCTGTTCTTGAAGCGGAGATTTAACCTTTTTGATTTTACCTAAGGAAGTATCGATCTCTCCTAATTTAGTATTTGCACCAACCTGTTTGGTTTTAAAAACACATTGCCCGGAAACTACTGCTGTACCCTTAAATACCAGATTTTTTTCAGGATCTTCCAGCTCTTTATAAATACTAAAGGCTTCTCCCGTTAAAATAGATTCATTTACGGTAAAATCATTTAGCTGAAGTAATTCTCCATCTGCAGTTATCAACTCTCCTTCTGAAGCTACCACCAGATCATCAATTACGATTTCATCAGATCGTATCTCAACGAGCTCATTATTTCTTATAACGGTACTAAGGGTTTGGGTATACTCTTTTAAAGCATCGAGAGCCTTCTTACTTCTAGCGCTTTGATAAAAGGAGATGGTAGAGATCAAAACGATGGCGCATAACAAGAATATGCCTTCATTATAACTGCCTAAAATAAAGTAAATACTAGCAGTGGCTAACAAGATAAGAAACATCGGCTCCAGAAATATATCTTTGAACACGTTTAATAACCTGCTTCCCTTAACCTTATTTATAGAATTACTACCATGCAATTTTCTAGAACGCAAGACTTCCTCATCATTTAATCCTTCAAAATTATACGGATTTTCGCTCATAGCTTTAATTTATTCTGATAAAGGAATTTGAAAATGAAATTAGATAAAATCCATCTTCCATCTTTTAAGGCTTGGTAATAAATGAATTATATGCTGGGCTTCTTCCATGGAAAGCTCATTATGGATCTTGGCCATATCATTCAATCTAACTTCCATGGTATGAATACTTAAAGAACTATCTGTAAATTCACCATTTTGGAAACAGTGAATGCAATATTCTCCATTTATAGATTGATCCCTATTAGTTCCTTTATTCTCCTCTAGTAAAACAAAGCCACAACTCTGGCACAATGGATGCTCCATATTATTTATAATTATACATGAATATAGATACCAAGATACGCGAAACTCTCATGCACTATCAATCTAATCCACTTGCTATAAAGTTAAACAACATTGTAAGATTTGATTATGATAATTATCAGCTTTCCCTAAAAACATTATGATATTAAAATTGGGTGTAACACAAATAATGATTATTTTAAATACCTGTAATTCAAAAACTTAAATAGTAAGTGAATTTAAATTACCTTTTTTAAAGATCTCTTTAGCTAAAGCTTAGCTCATCGCTAAACACTTAAAACGTTCTCCCCAAATAAATTCTACAAGTATGAGGGGTAACATAAAGATATTACTGATAGCTGATTCTATACAATTAAGGAGTAGCACTCAAAAAATCCTAACAGATTCCGATTGCGAGGTGCTCATTGCTGAAAGTAGCAGCGATGCCATTCTCGAATTAAAACTTTCAAAACCCGATCTTCTGTTTTGGGGTATTTCCATGCGTAATTCTAATTCTTATAGTGCATATTTAGCATTACAAAAAGATTTTGGAGCTCACATCCCAATAATAATAATCACTTCTTTGTTGGATCTTAATGCTCCGGGAATAATAGAGAACTCCTTAAACGAAAATTATATAACCTACCCATTTTCAGCAAAAGCATTATTAGACAAGATAAATAACACTCTTTCTAAAGTTAAATCTGCTAAGCTCACAGTACCCACTAATAATTTTAAAAGCAGAAAATTAAGATCCATAACATCGCTCAAAGACTTGTTATATTATTTTAGAACTGAAGCAGAAGAAATTGATATTATTAAGAACAAACCTGTATATAAAGAGCAAAAACATGCCAACTATGTCTATTTAGTGGAAAGTGGATTGGTAAAGATCCACAGAATGGATGAATATGGTAAACAATTAATAACAGGGCTTTACAAACCAAATGAGTTCTTTGGATTTTACTCATTTAAAGAAATATCCTCCTACCCAGAAACTGCCACGTGTTTAACAACTTCCAAACTTCTACGGATCTCTAACTCAAAATTTCAGGAGCTACTATCACAAAGTTCTAATCTTAGCTTAGAACTAGCACAATTATTATCCGACAAGCTTTCTCAATTAAAAAATCATCTACTCGAAATGGCCTATGGATCTGTTCTTAAAAAAACATCTAATACTATTTTACAGTTTGCAGAAAATATTGAAAATAAACCTCATCAATCTATAAAGATCTGCAGAAATGATCTCGCCAACGTAGCAGGAATTTCAACAGAAAGCTTAATTAGAAGTTTATCGTTCCTAAAAAAAGAACGATTAATAGATATTAATGGAAGAGATATCAAGATCTTAAATTACCATAAGCTACAGCTTGTTAGGTAATACTATATCATTCTTTTGGTGGATAAAAGTATTCTCTTTAAATCATGTTGATGCATAAAAGATTCGCACACAATTATTTACTTAGTTCTTAGTGGAGCCTAAACTGATATTCATCATAGTTTGATAGGCTAATAGCTCTTACTTTTAAGGTTCAATTACTTTATTATGAGAAAGATATTATTGCCTACCGACTTTTCTGCAAATGCTTTCAATGCCTTAAAATATGCTGTTTCGCTATTTAAGTATGAAAAAAGCGAATTTTATCTGCTTCACGCTTATGCAGATGAAGTTTATAGTAATGAGGCTGCACTTACTGAAGATCAATTCCAAGAAAAAAAGGCGAACGCTAAGAAAAATTCAAAATCTCAGCTAAAAGAGATCCTTGCAGCTATCAAGGAATTATCTCCTAATCCTAAGCATCAATTTTTCATAAAATCATCGTACGGTTTGCTGGTAGATAAAGCAAATGACCTTATAAATATAGAGAACATAGATGTTGCCGTAATGGGCACCCGAGGAAAGACCAATGAGAAATCTCTTACCTATGGCACCAATACCATTCAGGTTATGAAATATGTGCAATGCCCCGTGCTTTGCATCCCAGAAAATTACGTGTATAAAACACCTAAGCAAATTCTCTTTCCAACCAATTTTCTAATTCCATATCAGCGCAGAGAATTAAAGTTAGTAGCAGACATGGCAAGATCTTACAGGTCTGAAATTCATATGCTTTACATTTCTAAATTCCCCATTAACTCATATCGTCAGAAAGACAATCAATCTTTTCTGAAAGAGCAATTTAAAGATGATGTATTCAATTTTCATAGAGCAGGTGAAGGAGATAAAACAGAGGTTATATTAAAACACTTAGATTTTATGAATATAGATCTTCTGGTAATGGTAAGATCAAGACATACCTATCTAGAAAACATCATTCAAGCTTCTACAATAGATAAGATCGGACTTCAACCTCAAATTCCATTTTTAGTTCTTCAAAATTATCATAGAGAGATAATGTAAAAATCTGGTAAACTGACAATTGTCATACTATTTCATGCAGATTGTCTTTAGCTTTAAGTGGTGCTAAATTCCATACTAATGAAAAAA is from Gillisia sp. Hel1_33_143 and encodes:
- a CDS encoding cyclic nucleotide-binding domain-containing protein — its product is MRGNIKILLIADSIQLRSSTQKILTDSDCEVLIAESSSDAILELKLSKPDLLFWGISMRNSNSYSAYLALQKDFGAHIPIIIITSLLDLNAPGIIENSLNENYITYPFSAKALLDKINNTLSKVKSAKLTVPTNNFKSRKLRSITSLKDLLYYFRTEAEEIDIIKNKPVYKEQKHANYVYLVESGLVKIHRMDEYGKQLITGLYKPNEFFGFYSFKEISSYPETATCLTTSKLLRISNSKFQELLSQSSNLSLELAQLLSDKLSQLKNHLLEMAYGSVLKKTSNTILQFAENIENKPHQSIKICRNDLANVAGISTESLIRSLSFLKKERLIDINGRDIKILNYHKLQLVR
- a CDS encoding universal stress protein — encoded protein: MRKILLPTDFSANAFNALKYAVSLFKYEKSEFYLLHAYADEVYSNEAALTEDQFQEKKANAKKNSKSQLKEILAAIKELSPNPKHQFFIKSSYGLLVDKANDLINIENIDVAVMGTRGKTNEKSLTYGTNTIQVMKYVQCPVLCIPENYVYKTPKQILFPTNFLIPYQRRELKLVADMARSYRSEIHMLYISKFPINSYRQKDNQSFLKEQFKDDVFNFHRAGEGDKTEVILKHLDFMNIDLLVMVRSRHTYLENIIQASTIDKIGLQPQIPFLVLQNYHREIM
- a CDS encoding zinc ribbon domain-containing protein yields the protein MEHPLCQSCGFVLLEENKGTNRDQSINGEYCIHCFQNGEFTDSSLSIHTMEVRLNDMAKIHNELSMEEAQHIIHLLPSLKRWKMDFI
- a CDS encoding HAD-IC family P-type ATPase, encoding MINTLKAQDEIVGMTGDGVNDALALKAAHIGIAMGKRGSDIAKESSSLILSDDDFSKMVDAVAMGRKIYVNLKKAIQYIISIHIPIILTVALPVVLGWIYPVIFTPIHVIFLELIMGPTCSIIYENEPLEKFSMTRAPRKMKDTFLRWRDLTVSVIQGLVITIGCLFIYQFAIRNLYSEEATRAMVFSTLIVSNIFLTLVNRSFYHSIFTTLRYKNKLIGGIVILSFMLLAIILYQPWVANLFEVTALNLSQLLILFITAFVIVFWFEIYKWIIRRNHSG
- a CDS encoding ABC transporter ATP-binding protein, which translates into the protein MKSTLFDTTKPVLEIKDLHKSFGTLEVLKGFNLKLYEGENLVLMGKSGAGKSVLIKCMVGLLDPDKGSVEILGKNIAGLSRKEMDILRTSIGFLFQGSALYDSMTVRENLEFPLRRHTRPNDLDDTDQLVLEALTNVGLENVIDLMPEELSGGMQRRIALARALILKPKIILYDEPTTGLDPITSKEIIELMSNIQKKYKTSSLIITHDVDCARVISNRMILILDGINYVEGTFNELQQSKDPKVKAFFK
- a CDS encoding MlaD family protein; its protein translation is MEKGENKNLLLGVFVTVAILIFVLAIYFIGSRQNMFGNTSDVSSIFKNVNGLQIGNNVRFSGVNVGTVKGITILNDTSICVDMKVDNSAMKLIRSNAQATISSDGLVGSMIVNIVPVDNYINEPLRNGDTIASISKIATADMLTTLNTTNENAALLTADLLKISNAINNGEGTIGALLKSEELAENFENSISNFEQAGKLALRTISNLNATISKFDMDNSAAGKIFNDTITAGKIDSIMQNIETSSVQIKQISMHLNAFSNKLNSEEGAFNSILTDTIIASNVEQTLKNVESASEKFDENMEALKHNFLFKGYFKKLERKKARALKKNESE
- a CDS encoding universal stress protein — its product is MNKIVCATDFTRNSIAALQYAFKMSNLLKKELIVLNICNPEEDDEYHSASDNQAILDTRVQLLQEYCSIHLKANFDSLQIRAIIKKGKNIPKKICNFIKDLDIAFLIMGTHGNSPFKAKNFGSITNAMIAASTFPILAIPPTFEFINLETIVYTSDFEEDDIYNLNQIVKIFAPLKISIVILHIYAYEEYLTKERLIGFQTLLAEKVALDNFEFKLIFSENILKTLNEYLLTTNTDMVAMMERKNKSEFNAGSHQDLVKKMDNITSIPLLSFNTVY
- a CDS encoding HAD-IC family P-type ATPase, whose amino-acid sequence is MSENPYNFEGLNDEEVLRSRKLHGSNSINKVKGSRLLNVFKDIFLEPMFLILLATASIYFILGSYNEGIFLLCAIVLISTISFYQSARSKKALDALKEYTQTLSTVIRNNELVEIRSDEIVIDDLVVASEGELITADGELLQLNDFTVNESILTGEAFSIYKELEDPEKNLVFKGTAVVSGQCVFKTKQVGANTKLGEIDTSLGKIKKVKSPLQEQISRFVKKMAIIGIGIFLIIWGISFKASGDLLDSLLKGLTIAMSVLPEEIPVAFATFMALGAYRLMKLGIVVKQTQTIETLGSVTVLCTDKTGTITENRMELTKIYTHLNSKTSSDQNWNSEEAFNLIETAMWASESVPFDAMEKSLHHFYETLAEVDERPDYKMIHEYPLGGKPPMMTHIFQNEQGSRKIAMKGSLEAVLEHSILTKEEKSNVESIAAQLALEGLRILGVGAADFNGDEFPKTQQEFRFKFIGILGFYDPPKKNIAETLQKLYAAGIKIKILTGDNEITTAAIAKIVNFKNEHTAITGEELMKLSSEEFEQKVRDTNIFTRIFP